A window of the Cololabis saira isolate AMF1-May2022 chromosome 19, fColSai1.1, whole genome shotgun sequence genome harbors these coding sequences:
- the LOC133418799 gene encoding ras-related protein Rab-5C-like, with the protein MAGRGGGASRPNGAAAANKICQFKLVLLGESAVGKSSLVLRFVKGQFHEFQESTIGAAFLTQTVCLDDTTVKFEIWDTAGQERYHSLAPMYYRGAQAAIVVYDITNTDTFARAKNWVKELQRQASPNIVIALAGNKADIANKRAVDLQEAQTYADDNSLLFMETSAKTAMNVNEIFMAIAKKLPKSDPKAGAGQGGQTRTGVDLHESNPQGRSSQCCGSH; encoded by the exons ATGGCTGGACGTGGTGGTGGAGCAAGCAGGCCTAATGGTGCCGCAGCAGCAAACAAAATCTGTCAGTTTAAATTGGTGCTGCTGGGGGAGTCGGCAGTGGGCAAGTCCAGCTTAGTGCTGCGCTTTGTCAAAGGCCAGTTTCATGAATTCCAGGAGAGCACCATTGGAG CTGCATTCCTCACTCAGACTGTCTGTCTGGACGACACCACTGTCAAGTTTGAGATTTGGGACACAGCAGGTCAAGAACGCTACCACAGCCTGGCTCCAATGTACTACAGAGGTGCTCAAGCAGCAATCGTGGTCTATGACATCACTAACACA GACACTTTTGCACGTGCAAAAAACTGGGTGAAGGAGCTTCAAAGACAAGCCAGTCCCAACATAGTGATCGCTCTGGCTGGCAACAAGGCAGACATTGCAAATAAGAGAGCTGTGGATCTTCAG GAGGCACAAACATACGCTGATGACAACAGTCTGCTCTTCATGGAGACCTCAGCCAAGACTGCCATGAATGTCAATGAAATTTTCATGGCTATTG CCAAGAAACTTCCAAAGAGCGATCCTAAAGCCGGAGCTGGACAAGGGGGTCAGACGAGGACGGGAGTGGATCTACACGAGTCTAACCCTCAGGGCCGGAGCAGCCAGTGCTGCGGTAGTCATTAG